Proteins from one Prevotella sp. E2-28 genomic window:
- a CDS encoding DUF4494 domain-containing protein, producing MKTVSGTFKECIITLEKVMEDGSQKKVSEKYVVDAITFGEAETKITEEMASYVSGEFGVDNINPCKFREIFVSDKDTDDTWYIARLAFIVLDEKTDKEKKSRVHYLVQGCSVNDAMKSIDEVMGKTMIDYVIEKVEETKYVDVFTHNSSK from the coding sequence ATGAAAACCGTTTCTGGAACATTTAAGGAATGTATTATCACTTTGGAAAAAGTGATGGAAGACGGCTCACAGAAGAAGGTGAGCGAGAAGTACGTCGTAGATGCCATCACTTTTGGCGAAGCAGAGACTAAGATTACGGAGGAAATGGCGTCTTATGTGTCTGGCGAGTTTGGCGTAGACAATATTAATCCCTGTAAGTTCAGGGAAATCTTCGTTAGCGACAAAGATACGGATGATACTTGGTATATTGCCCGTCTTGCCTTTATTGTGCTTGACGAGAAGACGGACAAAGAGAAGAAGAGCCGTGTTCATTACTTGGTGCAGGGCTGTAGTGTCAATGATGCCATGAAGAGTATCGACGAAGTAATGGGTAAGACGATGATTGACTACGTTATCGAGAAAGTCGAAGAGACGAAGTACGTTGATGTATTCACACATAATAGCAGTAAATGA